One genomic region from Chthonomonas calidirosea T49 encodes:
- a CDS encoding archaellin/type IV pilin N-terminal domain-containing protein, translated as MKKQLSPLVAVVLIVLAVLIAAGALFYFLRTPSGPDNSYMAREHLPPRRPPIAGGGGR; from the coding sequence ATGAAGAAACAGTTAAGTCCTCTTGTGGCGGTGGTTCTTATTGTGCTTGCGGTTTTGATCGCGGCAGGGGCCCTCTTCTACTTTCTTCGCACGCCTTCAGGCCCCGACAACTCTTACATGGCGCGCGAGCACCTGCCGCCACGACGGCCTCCGATTGCGGGTGGAGGCGGTAGATAA